Genomic DNA from Manihot esculenta cultivar AM560-2 chromosome 15, M.esculenta_v8, whole genome shotgun sequence:
ACTACGTGTCAAATTGAAAAAGGCAGCAACACATGTATTAGGTGAAAGCGAGTCCCCATCAGGGGCGCCCCTGGAATTTGCGTGGAAACTGCAGAGCATTTTAGACCACTGCTTAAAACTAAACGTACGAGTTGGACTCAGATTTTTAACCCACCTATGACTTTCTTAATTACAACCTATACCTTACGTTCATCTTCCACCTCTCCTATTGACTAATAAATATCCACCACAAATTTAatggtaataaaaataaaaacaacgaACATTCGGCTTCAAGGACAAAATCAAACCATTATTGTAACTTGTTTGTTAAGTGGATCTTTACCACCTTATTCTGTGCATGCTCTTCTCGGCCGGTCCGGTGTTGAGTTGCTATAAACTTTTTCTGATAAAAGCCGAGTTGATTAGCTAATGGCTCCTTAATTTGGttggaattaaatttaatagcaAGTTTGATTCTTCTGCTGTTGTAATTGATACGTTAACTTCTAGAAAAGCAGTCAAAGCACGCACAAGACTAATGAGTGTCTTAGTTTTCTTCTCCTGGATTTTAAAAAGCTCAGATAATTCCCATGACTATTTGATTTCCTCTTCCAATAAAGACTCTCAATCTAATAATCCACACCCAAATTTCAAATACAATCTTTTCCGTCAAAGTTTCAAGAGCCCTTTACCCTTTTATTGCCATCTCTTGATTCATTTTCAGAGACAGGAACCCAAAAACAAAAGACAGAAGACAGAAGCAAGCGAATAGAGATCATGGCATGCTTTGTGCCTTTCAACAACAGGAATTTGGATACAAGTTTTTTTGTCTTCAGGCCTACAGTAGTTTTAGTTGATGAGTTTGTTGATACGCTTAAGCACTTCTCTGGGAGTACTGAGAGTCTTGGTTGTGTTCGGAGTTCCATTTTCAGAAGCATCCATGGAAATATGGTAAGAAAAAACTTACTGTATTTCCTAGGTTTAATTATCTGGGTTAGGTTTAATTTTGTCTGCCATATTTGATATCAAGTCAACATCTGAGATCATAATTGGTTCGATTTTCTCTTCAGATCATATGGTACGGAGCATGGACGAAGAAATCTAGTGAGAACAAAGAGTTGTTAACTTCAGCCCTTGTAAGTCTATTGACTCACTTCTGGATTTTCTATGCATTTTCCTTACTTTCTTAAGATCATATATAAAGTTTGTAACCTAAAATTTTAACGACACTTTTGTACTAATTTAATGTAGTACTATGCATGATGTTATTGTTGAAATCTAGTTATATTATGGTCTCAGCATTGTATTCTCATTCACTCTTCCTATATATGAATTTGTTTTTCCCGCAGTTATCAATGTTAACAAGCATATCAAGCATGGCAATCTTGACTGACCATGGCTTCTTTGATGCTTACGCCGGAGAATCAAGAGACGGGTCTTCAGCTGCAAAGTTTTCAACCGGAGATGCAATTTCCATGAACGTAATAGTGCCACAATCAGGAGACATAAACGACCTGTCGTATGCAAATTTAGCAATCTTCAAATCCCACTTCCTGAAGATGGAAGGAGTAAGTGCAGGAGTTTGCCTGAATTGCCAGACC
This window encodes:
- the LOC110601316 gene encoding uncharacterized protein LOC110601316, with translation MACFVPFNNRNLDTSFFVFRPTVVLVDEFVDTLKHFSGSTESLGCVRSSIFRSIHGNMIIWYGAWTKKSSENKELLTSALLSMLTSISSMAILTDHGFFDAYAGESRDGSSAAKFSTGDAISMNVIVPQSGDINDLSYANLAIFKSHFLKMEGVSAGVCLNCQTMPRVVSLYVWKSLQFCYSWIINSDHRKTMLPYLERFSLDIKYDIFRVVFVSSDNLLSYQHLPSHMMLQNEETRKEKSQVIMQD